A single region of the Oncorhynchus keta strain PuntledgeMale-10-30-2019 chromosome 37, Oket_V2, whole genome shotgun sequence genome encodes:
- the LOC118370050 gene encoding transmembrane protein 74B-like: MSMESVKSVELHDLGDGDKRAACEAATTPGQGPRTAPRAGIENTSYQEEEHEMRFSDPASSSVHRSMSNDRGYQTQPQPFQRNELSPRSEEGHVTDFNDHSVDYGFISALVFLVGGIVLVIIAYTIPREAKVNPDLVSARQMEKLEMYYAQLGSHLDKCIIAGLGLLTLGGMLLSILLMVSICKGELYRQRTFVQPRKTYGSIHLRMRQLGEGGESIVECEPSHTGTTAPAISTDGTQMSSGTQQE, translated from the coding sequence ATGTCGATGGAGTCTGTGAAATCCGTAGAGCTCCATGATTTGGGGGATGGGGACAAGCGCGCTGCCTGCGAGGCCGCTACAACTCCGGGACAAGGTCCTCGGACAGCGCCCAGAGCTGGAATCGAGAACACGTCATATCAGGAAGAAGAGCACGAGATGAGGTTCAGTGACCCAGCCAGCTCGAGTGTTCATCGGTCCATGTCTAATGATAGGGGCTACCAGACACAACCCCAGCCTTTCCAGCGAAATGAGCTGTCACCCCGGTCTGAGGAGGGCCATGTGACTGACTTCAATGACCATTCTGTCGACTATGGGTTCATATCTGCCCTGGTGTTCTTGGTGGGTGGAATAGTACTGGTAATCATTGCCTATACCATCCCCAGAGAGGCTAAGGTCAACCCAGACCTGGTGTCAGCTCGTCAGATGGAGAAACTGGAGATGTACTACGCACAACTGGGCTCGCACCTCGACAAGTGTATCATAGCAGGCCTGGGACTGTTGACTCTAGGGGGAATGCTCTTGTCCATCTTGCTAATGGTGTCCATATGCAAAGGTGAGCTGTACCGCCAGAGGACTTTTGTCCAACCCAGGAAGACGTACGGGTCGATTCACCTGCGGATGAGACAGTTGGGCGAGGGGGGAGAATCTATTGTTGAATGTGAACCTAGTCACACTGGCACCACAGCTCCAGCCATAAGTACAGATGGAACACAGATGTCCAGTGGGACCCAACAGGAGTAG
- the LOC118370051 gene encoding bladder cancer-associated protein produces MYCLQWLLPVLLIPKPLNPALWFNHSMFMGFYLLSFLLERKPCTICALVFLAALFLICYSCWGNCFLYHCHDSTLPDSAHDPSIVGN; encoded by the coding sequence ATGTACTGCCTTCAGTGGTTGCTCCCAGTCCTCCTCATCCCGAAACCCCTGAATCCGGCCTTATGGTTCAATCACTCAATGTTCATGGGCTTCTACCTGCTCAGCTTCCTTCTGGAGAGGAAGCCATGTACCATTTGTGCCTTAGTGTTCCTGGCAGCCCTGTTTCTCATCTGCTACAGCTGCTGGGGAAACTGTTTTCTGTACCACTGCCATGACTCCACACTGCCAGACTCTGCACATGACCCCAGCATTGTGGGTAACTAA
- the LOC118369953 gene encoding putative nuclease HARBI1 isoform X1, which yields MVCNADCVISNVVAKWPGSVHDSRIFRASEIYQCLSQGEFSGVLLGDRGYGCQPFLLTPFTDPQEAQQAYNHAHARTRARVEMTFGLLKARFHCLHKLRVSPVRACDITVACAVLHNVACLRKERAPRVPPAMDWDNPAIFPDDDSGRLLRDQYVLNYFS from the exons atggtctgcaatgctgactgtgtgatcagcaatgttgtggcaaaatggcctggctcagtccatgactccagaatctttcgggcctctgaaatctatcagtgcctatcacaag gtgaattctctggtgtgttgctgggagacagggggtatggctgccagccttttctcctgacacctttcacagacccccaggaagcacagcaggcctacaaccatgcccatgccaggaccagggccagagttgaaatgacctttggcctcctgaaggcacgctttcactgccttcacaaattaagggtcagccctgttagggcatgtgatattactgtggcttgtgctgtcctccacaatgtggcctgcctgaggaaggagagggcccccagagtgccaccagccatggactgggacaatccggcaatcttccctgatgacgacagtggtcggctgctgagggaccaatatgtgttgaattattttagttag